In a genomic window of Onychostoma macrolepis isolate SWU-2019 chromosome 08, ASM1243209v1, whole genome shotgun sequence:
- the LOC131545893 gene encoding transmembrane protein 26, with product MCRVMNILLALLSRFLFAVHGILTVWRVVEVTGQPCYWLLLTGVALLGVEMAITIKYTRNAEWKWFSPMVFLYLSTVIPSVWFLELNLLQSNLPVNSSTNSDQQFFSRIPLTMGLAELDPENWVEALEQTMLIVLVLGRWLMPKGDMSRDQLSQLLMVYVGLGADILDIFDTFKEPQVKTKQAVIIVGLSLFSWALMQFPLVLTQTSHPKLQVEDQSETAQPGRAGWTVSCCSSEVWSLLLTVGLQDGPFLIYRLYLMIRENVLNQLMIFFTCKNILIVLLEVYRICVVHFEQSNPGSRTESCDPSHEHSEWTDGIQLSGID from the exons ATGTGCCGGGTTATGAACATCCTGTTGGCTCTTCTGAGTCGCTTCCTGTTTGCGGTGCATGGCATTCTGACGGTGTGGCGTGTGGTGGAGGTGACAGGCCAGCCCTGCTATTGGCTGCTGCTGACGGGTGTGGCACTGCTGGGGGTGGAGATGGCCATCACTATCAAATACACACGCAACGCTGAATGGAAATG GTTCTCACCTATGGTGTTTCTATATCTGAGCACTGTGATTCCCTCGGTCTGGTTCCTGGAACTGAACCTCCTACAATCCAATCTGCCCGTCAACTCGAGCACAAACTCTGaccaacaattcttctcccggATCCCGCTAACAATG ggATTGGCAGAACTTGATCCTGAGAACTGGGTGGAGGCTCTGGAGCAGACCATGTTGATTGTTTTGGTTCTGGGCCGCTGGCTGATGCCGAAGGGCGACATGTCACGTGACCAGCTATCCCAGCTCCTCATGGTTTACGTGGGGCTTGGAGCTGATATCCTGGACATCTTTGACACGTTTAAGGAGCCACAAGTGAAGACCAAGCAGGCCGTGATCATTGTTGGACTAAGTTTGTTCTCGTGGGCCTTGATGCAATTTCCTCTTGTTCTTACCCAAACCAGCCATCCCAAGCTCCAGGTGGAGGATCAGTCAGAGACCGCCCAGCCTGGGCGAGCTGGCTGGACCGTTTCCTGTTGCTCTAGTGAAGTCTGGAGCCTTCTGCTAACGGTGGGTCTGCAGGATGGACCATTCCTGATTTACCGTCTGTACCTCATGATACGTGAGAATGTTCTGAACCAGCTGATGATCTTCTTCACATGCAAGAACATTCTCATTGTTTTGCTGGAGGTCTACAGGATCTGTGTTGTCCACTTTGAGCAGAGCAATCCAGGGAGCAGAACTGAGTCATGTGACCCTTCTCATGAACACTCAGAATGGACTGATGGAATCCAGCTGTCTGGAATAGATTAG
- the fhad1 gene encoding forkhead-associated domain-containing protein 1 isoform X4, with product MSAGSKRGPNAPDRKTQSYRPGSWSGNTGRACYLRNKTQPNNSQSIHVLPVEEEERLHRLGDGHLRVSVCFEDESQRKDDAIVALKEEVSALRLQLSQKKQGDPDVTHRLRCLENDIKEKKDQIQQLKEQMLELQRCSGEMLGQAVTERDQKISNLLEQMDKLRNEKNSSAALVGSLKKDVSAREKQALKLAAEVDKLRQDVRHKDAKLTSMVDKLKDTQKHQNELLARQSEVESLKKEQASLLTETDRLKQLHQQTQQKEQRVQEELKHTQSRFDSFRDRIVKTVHVSDKESDQKVLDCLTEVMEQMEMYKTKVHNFEMKLKTEAHTQREMLDETQTFRARLQECQRRVQDACIADKVLMEISGLQDMKLSPALSWIQEHSLSILNLLYRVLQNAAQSLQTAGVDVSLKTGGLSGALQILCQDHMDVQSELRKLKSEREKVQETVIQSRDLHSRLEFMQKQFELEKLQAAEGQREMKNTLTRQLEEVMADLQSVRQTESALRREIETRKTEWQTKMEEAKIREAELKETLRELHLKEDERSEKMKQCEEREAKALQRGAEEERKKHRVEVEEYREQVRQHAYTIVAMETRINKAQQSEERWKEMEEERDSLKKQLKEALVRLEGFESNSTSYTSEKQQEPDETLTSLRASLVSSQQEVASQSGIINALSRDLAQVHARLSDMTGELSEQQKLELESHKALVVDQKIQLSMLTQKLTMMSQLVQQKDEETKKLGEKLRQTEEDLKSKAAVYREMENTSLVPLQISRNTKDVALMTAPNDVINQGSKHKGHRRDEAILQQQEGLRDMRERIRALEQKWPSKRLSQQGEPEKQGQMKTQRLQRSAARRESVSSVSGFAFPEALTEAARERTARLDMSDALELSERTYLKLARVLHEALELSDGELSGCASLKHLPPDERQHIVSMRQTDLEFVRTRLDLQNRQSQQQELLLQENQREIHKLRESQVLGFQMQAEFESVKAELETQRQETEQLQQALQDSINQLQRNQQERSVTNRNNRSLSTERTDRKSGRVGHHNCIPNESYEKTPAVKKRTSQMRLKRRESDLDNLKKEMGQKQQICSMVSDLANPLQAPESSQHPLLTEAH from the exons gaAGCTGGAGTGGTAACACAGGGAGAGCATGTTATCTTAGAAATAAGACTCAACCTAACAATTCTCAAAGCATTCACGTCTTGCCAGTGGAGGAG GAGGAGAGGTTGCATCGGCTAGGAGATGGACACCTTcgtgtgtctgtgtgctttGAGGATGAGTCCCAAAGGAAGGATGACGCGATCGTGGCCCTGAAGGAGGAAGTGTCAGCTCTCAGGCTCCAGCTGTCTCAGAAGAAGCAGGGTGATCCAGATGTCACACATAGACTTCGCTGCCTGGAGAATGACATCAAAGAGAAGAAAGATCAGATACAACAGCTAAAGGAGCAG ATGCTGGAACTTCAGAGATGTTCTGGAGAGATGCTCGGACAGGCTGTGACAGAGAGAGATCAGAAGATCAGCAATCTTTTAGAACAGATGGATAAATTAAGGAATGAAAAGAATTCATCTGCAG cgTTGGTTGGCAGTTTGAAGAAAGATGTGTCTGCTCGAGAGAAACAAGCTCTTAAACTAGCTGCTGAGGTGGACAAGCTCAGACAAGATGTCAGACACAAAGATGCCAAGCTCACAAGCATGGTGGACAAG CTGAAGGACACCCAGAAGCATCAGAATGAGCTACTTGCCAGACAGAGTGAAGTAGAATCGCTCAAGAAA GAACAGGCTTctctgctgacagagacagacagactgaagcAGCTTCATCAGCAGACGCAGCAGAAAGAACAGAGAGTTCAAGAAGAACTCAAACACACCCAGTCAAGG TTTGACAGTTTTCGTGACCGGATTGTCAAGACTGTGCATGTTTCTGACAAAGAATCAGACCAAAAG gTGTTGGACTGTTTAACTGAGGTAATGGAACAGATGGAGATGTACAAAACAAAAGTGCATAACTTTGAAATGAAACTCAAAACGGAAGCTCACACACAGAGGGAAATGTTGGATGAGACCCAGACATTTAGAGCCAGACTGCAAGAATGTCAG AGACGAGTACAAGATGCATGCATTGCAGACAAAGTTCTGATGGAAATATCTGGGCTGCAGGACATGAAATTGAGTCCTGCACTCAGCTGGATTCAGGAGCATTCACTTTCTATACTGAACCTCCTGTACAGAGTACTGCAGAATGCTGCTCAGAGCTTACAGACAGCAGGGGTTGATGTGTCATTGAAGACTGGAG GATTATCAGGTGCCTTACAGATTTTGTGCCAAGACCACATGGATGTCCAATCTGAGCTAAGAAAACTAAAG TCAGAGAGGGAGAAGGTTCAGGAGACAGTGATTCAGAGCAGAGATCTTCACAGCAGGCTGGAGTTCATGCAAAAGCAGTTTGAGTTGGAGAAACTTCAG GCAGCAGAGGGACAGAGAGAGATGAAAAACACACTAACGCGACAGCTGGAAGAGGTCATGGCTGATCTACAGTCAGTGAGACAAACTGAG AGTGCCTTGCGCAGGGAGATTGAGACACGCAAGACTGAGTGGCAAACCAAGATGGAAGAAGCCAAGATACGAGAGGCAGAGCTGAAAGAAACACTGCGTGAATTACATCTCAAAGAGGACGAGAGGAGCGAGAAGATGAAGCAGTGTGAAGAAAGAGAGGCCAAGGCCCTTCAGAGAGGagctgaagaggagagaaaGAAACACAGGGTTGAGGTAGAGGAGTACAGGGAGCAGGTGCGACAACATGCATACACCATTGTTGCCATGGAGACACGAATAAACAAAGCTCAGCAGAGTGAGGAAAGATGGAAAGAGATGGAGGAGGAGAGAGACTCATTGAAGAAGCAACTCAAAG AGGCACTTGTTAGGCTGGAGGGCTTTGAAAGCAACAGCACATCCTACACATCAGAAAAACAACAGGAACCGGATGAAACCTTAACATCCCTCCG GGCATCTCTAGTCTCATCCCAACAGGAAGTGGCCAGTCAGAGTGGGATCATCAATGCTCTAAGTCGTGACTTGGCCCAGGTTCATGCTCGGCTCTCTGATATGACAG GAGAACTTAGTGAACAGCAGAAGTTAGAGTTGGAAAGTCATAAAGCTTTGGTGGTAGACCAGAAGATTCAACTGAGCATGCTCACACAGAAGCTAACCATGATGTCACAACTAGTGCAACAGAAAGATGAAGAGACAAAGAAATTGGGAGAAAAACTGAG aCAAACTGAAGAGGATTTGAAAAGTAAAGCAGCAGTATACAGAGAGATGGAGAACACAAGCCTTGTTCCACTTCAAATCTCAAGAAACACTAAA GATGTGGCACTCATGACAGCTCCTAATGATGTCATCAATCAGGGGTCAAAACACAAAGGTCATCGCCGCGACGAAGCAATTCTTCAACAGCAGGAAGGTTTGCGTGACATGCGAGAGCGAATCAGAGCTCTTGAACAGAAGTGGCCTAGCA AGCGTCTGTCCCAGCAGGGGGAGCCAGAGAAACAGGGTCAGATGAAGACTCAGAGACTTCAGAGATCTGCAGCTCGGAGAGAATCCGTCAGTTCTGTG AGTGGTTTTGCGTTCCCTGAAGCTCTGACCGAGGCAGCACGAGAGCGTACAGCCAGACTGGACATGTCTGATGCTCTGGAGCTCAGCGAAAGAACA TACCTGAAGCTAGCGCGAGTGCTGCATGAGGCTCTGGAGCTCAGCGATGGTGAGCTGTCAGGCTGTGCTAGTTTAAAACACCTACCTCCTGACGAGAGACAGCACATAGTCTCTATGAGACAAACAGACCTGGAGTTTGTGAGAACCCGCCTTGATCTACAGAACAGACAAAGCCAACAACAAGAACTACTGCTGCAGGAGAACCAGAGAGAGATACACAAACTCAG AGAGAGCCAGGTGCTGGGGTTCCAGATGCAGGCCGAGTTTGAGAGTGTGAAGGCAGAACTGGAGACTCAGAGACAAGAGACAGAACAGCTTCAGCAGGCTCTACAGGATAGCATCAACCAGCTGCAGAGAAACCAGCAGGAACGCAGTGTTACCAACAGAAATAATAGG AGCCTTAGTACGGAGAGAACGGACAGAAAGAGTGGAAGAGTGGGCCATCATAACTGTATACCAAATGAAAGCTATGAAAAG accCCAGCAGTGAAGAAACGGACCTCACAGATGAGACTGAAAAGGAGAGAGAGTGATCTGGATAATCTAAAGAAAGAAATGGGGCAGAAACAGCAGATCTGTTCAATGGTCTCTGATTTGGCCAATCCTCTGCAAGCTCCCGAGAGCTCCCAACACCCTCTGCTCACTGAGGCCCACTGA